The Lucilia cuprina isolate Lc7/37 chromosome 5, ASM2204524v1, whole genome shotgun sequence genome includes a window with the following:
- the LOC124420466 gene encoding paramyosin, long form-like produces MSSSQAVRSSKYSYRATSTGPGAADINIEYTADLSALSRLEDKIRLLQDDLEVERELRQRVSFNKILRKLLNYY; encoded by the exons atgtctTCATCACAAGCTGTACGTTCATCTAAATACTCTTATAGAGCCACCTCCACTGGACCAGGTGCCGCTGATATCAACATCGAATACACTGCCGATTTGAGCGCCCTTTCCCGTCTTGAG GATAAAATCCGTTTACTCCAAGATGATCTTGAAGTTGAACGTGAATTGCGTCAAAGGgtaagttttaacaaaattttaaggaaattacttaattattattaa